Part of the Nicotiana sylvestris chromosome 2, ASM39365v2, whole genome shotgun sequence genome, gaaaaataataaattttgactataaaatgaattaatttgacttcggtcaatgttttgggtaaacggacccagacctgtgatttgatggtcctagagggtccgtaggaaaatatgagacttgggtgtatgcccggaatcgaattccgagatcccaagcccgagaaatgaatttttgaagaaaattattttctgaaattgtttataaagtttggaaatgaattctgattagaacatgttggtatcgggcccgtattttggttctggcacctggtacaggtcttatatatgatttaagatgattctgtgaagtttggtaagaagcggaatccgtttgacgtgattcggaccttaaatgcaaaatttgatgtttaagaagttttgataaatttcattgatattgaggtttacttcgatgtttctgatgttattttgttgatatgagtacacgaataagtctaTGGGATGTTCTTGAGGTTGTGTGTAAATTTGTTTAGgagcccgagggctcgggtaagttttggataggccacggggtgcatttggaacttagaaaaaAAATTGTAGAATTTTAGCTGGTGTGCTTaggcaccccgtggcctatccaaaacttacccgagccctcggggctcctaaacAAATTTacacaaatgcgaagcctggctcacaaatgcgaaggctggatcgcaaatgcgaaaccagcCCAGGCCTGGCTTGACTCGCAAATGCAAGATTTTCTTCGCAAATGCCAAGATTTGCCAATGggccagtgatcgcaaatgcgacctatgTATCACAAATGCGACACTATTTCAAATGCGAAAGTTCAGcatttctgaagggttcgcaaatgcgaaccctgtttTGCAATTCGTAAGTTAGCAGAGGTCgtagtttgcaattgcgaacccctgttcgcatttcccatacctgcaacctgcaacttttatacttgaccgattttaaacccatttttcatatcctctcaaaacatataCACCCTAGgacgatttttcaaaggttttttcttctccaaatcaattgtaagtcgttttaaactagttttcttcgatcattaacatcttttaacatgatttcaactcaaaatcaatgattttcatgggggaaattgggtgttttgtgtagaacctaggtttttcaaaaattggggatttggacctcgatttaaggtccgatttcaaaacaaatcatatatttgggttcgtgggggaatgggtaatcgggttttggttcgaacctcgggttttgaccatgtgggcccggggcaatttttgactttttgggtaaaactttagaaaaactcattttcatgcattggggttgattcacttagcgtttattgatgtaattaagtaacttgtgactagatacgagcgaattggtggtggaatcaaggggtaaagctatagttaaattgtgaattgtgttcgtggcatcgagataagtggcttgtctaaccttgtgtgggggaccttcccctaggattggtatatttggtaattgaaatgccttgtatgtgaggtgacgagtgcgtacttgtgctaattgttggaaatccggttttctttaagtaattactagtatgtttcctttcctgtttctatttcttgcactattaagtCCGTTGTtcgcttaggaaagcatgtctaagtaacttgattgctttatttgattcaacctaccttacttgaattctgtgcagcatgctaggctagaatcacttattttcttaatatgaaattttgccatttctatTTATCTTCCTGctactgctgtgtatttattttgggactacggatgtgagatTCTGGTAGCTCatccttgtctgtttactttgggactacgggttagattcccggtagatccccctgcacattaactttgggactacgggttagattctcggTAGATCcctctgcacagttatatggaactacgggaatgcacccggtagattcccccagtactgggtatttatatttgggactacggatcgggatttcggtagatccacatgcattgatagttggactatgggacgggatcccaggagatccttcggacatatatatgatggactacgggacgatatcccaggagatccactagacagttgtaattgggactacaggatggtatcctggaaggtgccccggttgttatctctgtgttgagctataTTTCTTTCTGTGGCTTGTTTTGTCTCTATTCTagttgttgttctgtcaattctatgttatttcttactgttgcacttagttatactattttattccacaatgttaacccttatattgtatttaacctcagtagggccctgaccttcctcgttactacccaaccgaggttaggcttggcacttactgagtatcgttgtagtgtactcatgcctcttctgcgcatgttttttatgtgcagattcaggtaccgctactcaggactactatccttgagggaggcgactactctagagacttcgaggtacatctgccgcgtccgtagaccgagaagtccctttctatttctgcttttagtatttagcccttctatacttttctgttcttattagacattccggagttagagttatgtagtattgatcttagcttatgattcatgggtttttgggtcttggatttagatattggttttgagatctatataaatatggtgtatgccgagcgacacatttaacactgttattgTCTTATTTCTGTTCTTAAATTGTCTTACTTCCGCaatttggttatcttccgcaagtttaggcttacctagtcgtagagactagatgttgtcacgatagttcacggagggcaaaccagggtcgtgacaattcCTTTAAGTACCAGTGCGAGCAAAAGTTGGACTTCTTGATGTTTCTCTTCTCGATAGCTGAAATTGCATGTATGCATGGTAATTCATCAAATTGAAACAGAAAACAATCACATGTTCTTTTGTTTAAGTCCATCAAGAAAGttattccttcttcttcaactctagaatgccatgaatcaacagggaagaccttcaatgttgaaaaattataagttagtacattatgttaaattatattaaaatcatAATCTAAATGTAGAACATAATACTTACATTCAAAGTAAATGCTAAATCTAtctttttcttcaattccttCTCTACCCAACAAGAAACATCATAAAACGTTCCTTctgcttcatttcttcttttataAAACCAACGTTGTAGCTTCACTTGAATGAAATCTATCATTCTTGATAGAGGCAGCTCCCTTGCTTCTAATAGGACAGAATTCATTGATTCAACTATGTTTGTTGTGAGCATGTCATATCTTCGTCGTGGACTACAAGAACGTGCCCACCTTTCTGGTGGTTCTTCCATCAAGCAGTCATAAGTCTTCTTATCTACTTTTGCTATATTTGACATGTATAGATCAAATTATTTGCGCCTGTATACTCTTGCAACACTTTGGAAAAGTTTTATGACCTCACTTTTCACTTTCCTTCGCTTTAGGTTCTGCTCCAAATGATAGATACAAATCCCATGATGGCTTTCAGAATATACCTTTGCAATGTCATATGCAATAGCTTGATGCCTAtctgataaaaaaattaaattctcacGGCTTCCAATTGCATTGCAATACCACTCATAGGAATTGTATTTTCAGATTCTGCTATTCCAAAGGCTAGTGGGAAAATTTGGTTATTTGCATCCATTTGAAACTGAAATCATTAAAATACCATGAAATTTTGACTTCAAAAAAGTTGCATCAACAGCAATCACTGATCTACAATGATTCCAACCAGATATTGATGATCCATATGcataaaacatataaagaaacctgAAAATACAGTAAAAACAAGGTTAACATaagttaaggacaggtagtcctgaACTTCAGATTACAAggccaaaagttaaggacaagtagtcctgTAGTTAGACTTACAaggtcaaaagttaaggacagccagtccttaacttagagttacaagttataaagttaaggacatgcagtccttaactttgagttcaaagttcaaaagttaaggacaggcagtccttaactttgacttacaagttcaaaagttaaggacagtcaGTTCTGAACTTCTAgttacaagctcaaaagttaactGGTTAAAGACAACATGTCCTAAATTTTATAAAACGGACTAATAAACTTTTTTTTGATTGTTTACCTATTGTT contains:
- the LOC104228775 gene encoding uncharacterized protein: MSNIAKVDKKTYDCLMEEPPERWARSCSPRRRYDMLTTNIVESMNSVLLEARELPLSRMIDFIQVKLQRWFYKRRNEAEGTFYDVSCWVEKELKKKIDLAFTLNVFPVDSWHSRVEEEGITFLMDLNKRTCDCFLFQFDELPCIHAISAIEKRNIKKSNFCSHWYLKELSRPWFALRELS